The DNA region TATAAAGGTGCTGGCACCACATGGTGAGTTCACAGGTGTTGGCGAGAAGCAGGTTGTTGAAGAGCTTAACAATGTTGTCCAGTTTGAAAGGTTTGGCTTCTGCAAGATCGATTCAGTGGATGATGGCGTTGTTGCATACTTCACACATAAGTAAAGTTGCAATTCTGGATCTGGATCCTTCTATAAGGCTGGGTTAACCAGCCATTTCTCTTTTTATTTTAGCAATATGGGCTGGTTAGCTGAAAGTGTGTTCTCAAATTGATGATCGGGGTCACTTGCTTCATCTTGGAGCAAATGGATATTCCTGCATTGCACATACGTTTGCAAGCCTAGCTAAAGCTAATTGAAAATGAATATTGTTAAAAAAGATGTTAACGGTGACCGATGGGTCACCATTATGTTTTAAAAGATCATTCCTCAGTTGTAGGTGTTTCTACAACTTCCGGAGCTTCTTCAACTACTGGAGTTTCTTCAACTACTGGAGCTTCTTCAACTACTGGAGCTTCTTCAACTACTGGAGTTGCTACTGCGTGTGGTGGGACTACCTGAACTTCGGTCTTCCTGATCTCTACCCTTCTCAGTGGGTAGATGGATTTTGATTTCCTGTAGATGTTTGCGGAAAGTTTACCGACAATAGCTTCTTCTACGAACTGCTCGAAGTCGAGTTCTGATGCTCGTTTTACTACTGTTTCGGTCATGACATCCCTGAGGCCTTTGATCTGGCTTGTCCTTGCTCTCTTGACTGTAAAGCAGATAGGTTTGACCCTTATCTTGTAACCATCCTTTGTCTTGACATTGAGATTTGCATCAATTCTGGAAGTCTGGCGCTTTACGATGGAACGCAGATAATCGGTTGTGATCTCGTGGCCAATGAATCTTGTGTTTGCCACATCACCGGTTACGTTATCGATCTCAAGTTTGAGTTTGATGTTGTGCTTTGAGAAATCGTTGGTGAGTTCACCAACGGTGGTCTCCACAATACGACCGAGAAGTTTCTCCGGTTCGTCAGTTGGGGTTACACCGATATGGTTGCTACCGATGAACTTTGGTGCAACGATGTTATACCACTCTTTTGATTTCCACTTATCCAGCTTCCTTTGTACTCTCTTTTTTGCCAAGCAATTCCTCCTTATTATTGTGATAGTTGTTTTTGATCAATAAATTGATCTAATTAAGTTTTGATGTTCGTGATTCTGACCGTTATAATTCCCGTGTGAATGGTTATTAATAGCGGGTCAATACTGTACATGTCTCTATATAAATAAATCGGTACGATGAAAAGGGGTATCAGAGGAAATGAATTCCCTTTGGCATTTCACCGACTCTCTTTCTGAACTCCTCTGGCCAGTTTTCGGGA from Methanococcoides methylutens includes:
- a CDS encoding 30S ribosomal protein S3ae, with the translated sequence MAKKRVQRKLDKWKSKEWYNIVAPKFIGSNHIGVTPTDEPEKLLGRIVETTVGELTNDFSKHNIKLKLEIDNVTGDVANTRFIGHEITTDYLRSIVKRQTSRIDANLNVKTKDGYKIRVKPICFTVKRARTSQIKGLRDVMTETVVKRASELDFEQFVEEAIVGKLSANIYRKSKSIYPLRRVEIRKTEVQVVPPHAVATPVVEEAPVVEEAPVVEETPVVEEAPEVVETPTTEE